The sequence below is a genomic window from bacterium.
CCGACCGCACCGAAAGCCGAACGCAACATTCTGGGCGTCCTCGGAAAAGTCGGGATGGAAGTCGGTTTGAAGGTGATCACCACCCGAAAGCATCTCCGTGAAATGATGACGGAGATGGGCGGGAAAGTGATTCACCCGGTACTCGGAAAACCGGGTGGAGTAGCAAAGCGGATGACGAAAGAAGTGCAAGAGAAGTATGCGAAAGTCGCACGCGATGCGGTCGATTTCGGATTATTCTCGTTGCAGGTGTTTCGCGATATCGTTCTGAAGAATAGCGCGTATGTCGATGCGATTGTATCCGACACCTACACCCATAAAACCTATTATATGGGAATGGTCGACAAAAACAACCAAATGAATTTCTACGAGGGTGACATTCGCGTCGTTGATCCCAGTGGGAAAGAGTATTGTAAATTCCCCACTGGAAAATATCTCGACTACGTCGCGGAACATGTCGAACCGTGGAGCTACATGAAGTTCTGCTATCTGAAACCGCTTGGTTGGAAAGGTTTTGTCGACGGCCCGGATAGCGGTATTTACAGCGTTGCTCCGCTTGCCCGCGTCAATGTCACGGAGGGTATGCCGACGCCCCACGCTCAGGAAGCATACGCGGAATTCTTCAAAACACTTGGCGGTCGTCCGGTGCATCATACATTGGCGAATCACTGGGCGCGTTTGATCGAATTGCTGTATGCGGCGGAGCGGATGGTCGAGTTAACCGCCGATCCTGAGATTATCGGCGAGAACATTCTCAACATTCCGACCAATACTCCGAAAGAGGGAATCGGTATCGTGGAAGCGCCGCGTGGTACACTCTTCCATCACTATCAATCCGATGAACGCGGCGTATTGACTGCGGCGAATTTGATCGTGGCAACCGCCGGTAATGCGGCGCGTACCGCAATGTCGGTCGATAAGGCGGCGAAGGGTTTGATCAAAAATGGCAAATGCGACGATGGCGTAATGAATATGATCGAAATGGCGTTTCGCGCATACGATCCGTGCCACGGTTGCGCAACCCACACGCTGCCCGGATCGATGCCGTTGATTCTTCGCATGATTGATCCCAACGGTAATCTGATCGAAGAAATCCGGCGCGACACTTAATCGTAGGGGCGTATGGCATACGCCCCTATTGTCATTGCGAGCGTAGCGAAGCAATCTCAGTCGGTGACACAGTAGGACAGACATCCTGTCTGTCCATCCGTATCTGCGACATTCCTGTCGCGAAAAGTAGGGGCGTATGGCATACGCCCCTTTCTTTTTGTCATTTTGGGTAGGGGCGGACTCCCATGTCCGCCCTTTTTTCCGTACGTTGGACATTCCTGTCCAACGGGCGAAAGTGTTAAGTATCAGTGCGTATGTCATGTGGGGGTACTGACAGGTCTCCAGACCTGTAACCACCACTAATGGGTAACATCAAATTGGTGGATACAGGATTCCCATCCTGTGATCTTCTGTTATCTTCCCACTGACACAGCTTTCCCTTGCTGTCCACAAAAAAATCCATTTTACCAAAATTCCCTTGAATTCCAAACAATTACTCTGTACGTTATAACTGACCTACTTGCTTCTCGCTTTTCTACTTTGTCCGACTGGAATGGAGCATGCTATGAACGCCATTGTAAAGCAGTTTCTTGTCGCGTCATTTTTCCTACTGGTTGTATCTTCTGCCGTATCCGAGTCGCCTAACGCCTGGATTGATCCTGCGCAACATCACCCCATCATTACCGGCGACGAACCGCTTCCGAGCTGGAGTAGTTTGCCGAACAATGAGGAGTTTCCGCCGCCACCCGCAGTCGATACGATTGGCAATGTCTATCGTGCCGGACAGACTTGGTACGACCTGCAATACATCGGTTCCGGTGGCAGAATGATTCAGTATGATTCAGTGGCGCAGTGTACGCATGTTGCTTGGACATGTGGTTATGATAGCGGTGCTTCCACAATTCAGGTAAAGTATAGCTGTTTCGATGCTTCTACTCAGCAGTGGATGATGTGGTTATTGGGTCAACGAGTCACTCCACAAACAGTTACCCGAAGCGCATTTACGTCACTGGGATTGTTTAGTATGATTCCATTTCCTGCACTCCACGAATCCAATCCGCGAGCAACGGTACCAACCGGAAATGTCTATCATGATATAGAGCCCGCTGTCGGCTGTTTTATCAGTGATTCTCCTTTACCATTACTCTCCGAGAATGGAAGCACCATTCAAACCAATTGGCCGAAAATTGCGATTGGTAGAAATGGCGCAGTCCATCTTGTGACAACAGAAGGGGGTGCTACCTCCATTGCTGGAATGCAGCAGTGGTATCATCGCGGAATGTATGATCCACTTAACGCAACCATCACTTGGGGGCAACCCCAACTGCTCCCCGGTCGGACGATGAATGTTGCCGGTGAAGTTGCCGCATCCCGGATATCGAATCGCGCAGCGGTTGCTTGGATGCGTCCGGTCGACATGGATCGCAATCCACCGCCCGCCGAGTTTTCACCCTACAACAACAATGTTGTTTGCGCCATTTCGCAGAATGGTTTAACTTGGAATTTTAACAACTACCAATATATCTCCCATTGGCGGTTACCGAATCCAGCGCTCTATCCCGACACCCTCGCCGCCTGCCGTGACACCTTCCGTGCCTATAACGATATCAGCCTACTCTTCGATAACAGCGATGTTCTACATGCTGTCTTCACGACTAATCTCTACTATACCCTTCCCGAACCACGCATCTACACCTATGGACACATTTGGCATTGGCGGAGCGATGAACCGAATACACTTTGTTTGGTAGCCGAAGGTGGTAATCGCAATGTTACGCTTCATGGCAATCCCAGCGCATGGAATCGTACGGTACA
It includes:
- a CDS encoding Ni/Fe hydrogenase subunit alpha, translating into MSTKVTIDPITRLEGHGKIDIFLNNEGSVDHAYLQIPELRGFEQFAVGRPAEDMPQITSRICGVCPTAHHMASTKALDDLYKVEPTRTARLIRELFYMTFFVEDHALHFYYLGGPDFVVGPTAPKAERNILGVLGKVGMEVGLKVITTRKHLREMMTEMGGKVIHPVLGKPGGVAKRMTKEVQEKYAKVARDAVDFGLFSLQVFRDIVLKNSAYVDAIVSDTYTHKTYYMGMVDKNNQMNFYEGDIRVVDPSGKEYCKFPTGKYLDYVAEHVEPWSYMKFCYLKPLGWKGFVDGPDSGIYSVAPLARVNVTEGMPTPHAQEAYAEFFKTLGGRPVHHTLANHWARLIELLYAAERMVELTADPEIIGENILNIPTNTPKEGIGIVEAPRGTLFHHYQSDERGVLTAANLIVATAGNAARTAMSVDKAAKGLIKNGKCDDGVMNMIEMAFRAYDPCHGCATHTLPGSMPLILRMIDPNGNLIEEIRRDT